In the Leptospiraceae bacterium genome, one interval contains:
- a CDS encoding DUF1564 family protein, translated as MNPEKFERTQSSLLIPEKYMDEFTSRTETISREDYLHELLERYRNVLLWKTFEKLDCVKTVYQEEGQNLQKKNFRPENADWIELGEFAQWLGISRTALFTLLLLLDIAGWDILIPAKFYDFGVPPKVSSIAVGVYLSKRKTIRYNRLIRHKKWRKTERSKRAT; from the coding sequence ATGAACCCAGAAAAATTTGAGCGAACCCAATCGAGTCTGCTTATTCCAGAGAAGTATATGGATGAGTTTACCTCGAGGACTGAAACTATTTCGAGAGAGGATTACTTGCATGAATTGTTGGAGAGATACAGGAATGTTTTGCTGTGGAAGACTTTTGAGAAGTTGGATTGTGTTAAGACGGTGTATCAGGAAGAAGGGCAAAATTTGCAAAAGAAGAACTTTCGTCCTGAGAATGCAGATTGGATTGAATTGGGAGAATTTGCTCAATGGCTTGGCATTTCAAGAACGGCTCTTTTTACTCTTCTTTTGTTACTTGACATTGCCGGATGGGACATACTCATCCCTGCCAAGTTCTATGACTTTGGAGTTCCACCTAAGGTCAGTTCTATTGCGGTAGGAGTTTACCTCTCCAAGAGAAAAACTATCCGATACAATAGGCTGATACGACATAAGAAGTGGCGAAAAACTGAAAGAAGCAAAAGAGCTACATAA